One Nocardioides oleivorans DNA segment encodes these proteins:
- a CDS encoding TetR/AcrR family transcriptional regulator, giving the protein MTNRRERHSASTRSALVDVAEQLFTRHGYAATSLDAIAAAADVTKGALYHHFSGKQAVFEAAFERVEQRATTGITAATDGGDDAWASAQAGLRAFLTAVQEPGYRQIVVADGPSVLGHERYREQEERSTYALVDEIVRSVLGREAWALDDAMLGTFARIFFGAVSAAGTAVAASDDPAAAAVRVERAIGLVMAGLQQLLEAGVDGPSTGA; this is encoded by the coding sequence ATGACGAACCGGCGCGAGCGCCACTCGGCCTCGACCAGGAGCGCGCTGGTCGACGTCGCCGAGCAGCTGTTCACCCGGCACGGGTACGCCGCCACGTCCCTCGACGCGATCGCCGCCGCCGCCGACGTCACCAAGGGCGCGCTCTACCACCACTTCAGCGGCAAGCAGGCGGTCTTCGAGGCCGCCTTCGAGCGCGTGGAGCAGCGCGCGACCACCGGCATCACGGCGGCGACCGACGGTGGCGACGACGCGTGGGCCAGCGCGCAGGCCGGGCTGCGCGCGTTCCTGACCGCGGTGCAGGAGCCGGGCTACCGCCAGATCGTCGTCGCCGACGGACCCTCGGTGCTGGGCCACGAGCGCTACCGCGAGCAGGAGGAGCGGTCGACGTACGCCCTCGTGGACGAGATCGTGCGGTCGGTGCTGGGCCGCGAGGCCTGGGCGCTCGACGACGCCATGCTCGGCACCTTCGCGCGGATCTTCTTCGGCGCGGTGTCGGCCGCCGGCACCGCGGTGGCGGCGAGTGACGACCCCGCCGCCGCGGCGGTGCGCGTCGAGAGGGCGATCGGCCTCGTCATGGCCGGCCTCCAGCAGCTGCTGGAGGCCGGTGTCGACGGGCCCTCGACCGGGGCCTGA
- a CDS encoding YqgE/AlgH family protein has product MVLSSGMLLVASPALQDPNFAETVVLLLDVNEDGALGVVLNRPSQVLVADVLEPWHDVVAEPEVLFRGGPVGTDGALAVARLRDPEDAPVGWRPVDGPVGMVDLDTPTELVDGSVSAMRVFAGYAGWGAGQLDGEVERGDWYVVHAESWDAFRVDTTGLWRDVMRRQPGMLAWHVNRPVDPDMN; this is encoded by the coding sequence ATGGTGTTGTCCTCGGGAATGCTGCTGGTGGCGTCGCCTGCGCTCCAGGACCCGAACTTCGCCGAGACGGTCGTGCTGCTGCTCGACGTCAACGAGGACGGTGCGTTGGGCGTCGTGCTCAACCGCCCCTCGCAGGTGCTGGTGGCAGACGTCCTCGAGCCCTGGCACGACGTGGTGGCCGAGCCGGAGGTGCTCTTCCGCGGCGGCCCGGTCGGCACGGACGGCGCACTGGCGGTGGCGCGCCTGCGCGACCCGGAGGACGCCCCGGTCGGCTGGCGTCCGGTCGACGGCCCCGTCGGCATGGTCGACCTGGACACCCCGACCGAGCTGGTCGACGGATCCGTGTCCGCGATGCGGGTCTTCGCCGGCTACGCCGGGTGGGGTGCCGGGCAGCTCGACGGTGAGGTGGAGCGCGGGGACTGGTACGTCGTCCACGCGGAGTCCTGGGACGCGTTCCGCGTCGACACGACCGGGCTGTGGCGCGACGTGATGCGACGCCAGCCGGGCATGCTCGCCTGGCACGTGAACCGGCCCGTCGATCCGGACATGAACTGA
- a CDS encoding DUF3039 domain-containing protein: protein MSTIGFSPGSQTVEERQTVPTDEGDHERFSHYVPKDKLTEAMVLGTPVIALCGKVWVPSRAPEKFPVCPDCKEIWESMKPGGDDSGSGPEA, encoded by the coding sequence ATGAGCACCATCGGATTCTCGCCTGGCAGCCAGACGGTCGAAGAGCGACAGACGGTGCCCACCGACGAGGGCGACCACGAGCGGTTCTCGCACTACGTCCCCAAGGACAAGCTCACCGAGGCGATGGTCCTGGGCACCCCCGTGATCGCCCTGTGCGGCAAGGTCTGGGTGCCCTCGCGCGCTCCCGAGAAGTTCCCTGTCTGCCCGGACTGCAAGGAGATCTGGGAGTCGATGAAGCCTGGTGGCGACGACTCCGGTTCGGGTCCCGAGGCGTGA
- a CDS encoding DEAD/DEAH box helicase yields the protein MDTYQSRQPRDFLAVATPGAGKTTFALTVAADLLSRRVVDRITVVAPTEHLKTQWAEAAARAGIPIDPTYSAGKGKTSDDYVGIAVTYAGVAVNPLAMRIRTERFKTLVILDEIHHAGDALSWGEGVRESFDPATRRLALTGTPFRSDINPIPFVSYTPGDEGIPTSAADFTYGYAHALADHVVRPVLFMAYSGEMQWRTRAGDEVVARLGEPLTKDMHAQALRTALDPKGSWIPAVLEAADKRLSEVRRHVPDAGGLVIAGDQESARAYAAILKKVSGEAPTVVLSDEKGSSRKIEKFTHSEDRWMVAVRMVSEGVDVPRLAVGVWATTVSTPLFFAQAVGRFVRARSRGETASVFLPSVPHLLEFASDMEAQRDHVLGRRVNDEDDIFAAEEGLLAESQQGEGASDELEMSWEALGSTASFDHVLYEGAQFGHSGEVHVGSEEEMDFLGIPGLLEADQVRELLHSRQSERARKQRTEGKVDRVVESVEQLSTHQQLGVLRRELNGLVAAWHHRTGQAHGITHAALRKECGGPPAAVANAEQLSERINRIREWAMRQSS from the coding sequence ATGGACACCTACCAGTCGCGGCAGCCGCGCGACTTCCTCGCCGTCGCGACCCCCGGCGCCGGCAAGACCACCTTCGCGCTGACGGTCGCCGCCGACCTGCTGAGCCGGCGCGTCGTCGACCGGATCACCGTCGTCGCGCCGACCGAGCACCTCAAGACCCAGTGGGCCGAGGCCGCGGCGCGGGCCGGCATCCCGATCGACCCGACGTACTCCGCCGGGAAGGGCAAGACGTCCGACGACTACGTCGGGATCGCGGTGACCTACGCCGGGGTCGCGGTCAACCCGCTCGCGATGCGCATCCGCACCGAGCGCTTCAAGACGCTCGTCATCCTCGACGAGATCCACCACGCAGGCGACGCCCTGTCGTGGGGCGAGGGCGTCCGCGAGTCGTTCGACCCGGCCACCCGCCGGCTCGCGCTGACCGGGACGCCGTTCCGCTCCGACATCAACCCGATCCCGTTCGTCAGCTACACCCCCGGCGACGAGGGCATCCCGACGTCGGCGGCCGACTTCACCTACGGCTACGCGCACGCGCTCGCCGACCACGTCGTGCGCCCCGTGCTCTTCATGGCCTACTCCGGCGAGATGCAGTGGCGCACCCGCGCCGGCGACGAGGTGGTCGCCCGGCTCGGCGAGCCGCTCACCAAGGACATGCACGCCCAGGCGCTGCGCACCGCGCTCGACCCGAAGGGGTCCTGGATCCCGGCGGTGCTCGAGGCTGCCGACAAGCGGCTCTCGGAGGTACGACGCCACGTGCCCGACGCCGGCGGGCTGGTCATCGCCGGAGACCAGGAGAGCGCGCGTGCCTACGCGGCGATCCTGAAGAAGGTCTCCGGGGAGGCGCCCACCGTCGTGCTCTCGGACGAGAAGGGCTCGTCGAGGAAGATCGAGAAGTTCACCCACTCCGAGGACCGCTGGATGGTCGCGGTGCGGATGGTCTCCGAGGGCGTCGACGTGCCGCGGCTCGCCGTCGGGGTGTGGGCCACGACGGTCTCCACGCCGCTCTTCTTCGCCCAGGCCGTCGGCCGATTCGTGCGTGCCCGGTCGCGCGGCGAGACCGCGTCGGTGTTCTTGCCGTCGGTCCCGCACCTGCTCGAGTTCGCCTCCGACATGGAGGCCCAGCGCGACCACGTGCTCGGGCGCCGGGTCAACGACGAGGACGACATCTTCGCCGCCGAGGAGGGCCTGCTCGCGGAGTCGCAGCAGGGCGAGGGCGCGTCCGACGAGCTCGAGATGTCGTGGGAGGCGCTCGGCTCGACCGCGTCCTTCGACCACGTGCTCTACGAGGGAGCCCAGTTCGGCCACTCGGGCGAGGTGCACGTCGGGTCGGAGGAGGAGATGGACTTCCTCGGCATCCCCGGCCTGCTCGAGGCCGACCAGGTGCGCGAGCTGCTGCACTCGCGGCAGAGCGAGCGGGCCCGCAAGCAGCGGACCGAGGGCAAGGTCGACCGGGTCGTCGAGTCCGTCGAGCAGCTCAGCACCCACCAGCAGCTCGGGGTGCTGCGTCGCGAGCTCAACGGGCTCGTCGCCGCGTGGCACCACCGGACCGGCCAGGCCCACGGCATCACCCACGCGGCGCTCCGCAAGGAGTGCGGTGGACCGCCCGCGGCGGTGGCCAACGCCGAGCAGCTCAGCGAGCGGATCAACCGGATCCGCGAGTGGGCGATGCGCCAGTCGAGCTGA
- a CDS encoding IclR family transcriptional regulator — protein sequence MASETSQTLDRGLRVLQVLAGSPEGLTITELSARLEVNRTVVYRLISTLEQHGLVRRDARSRLFVGLGVLHLASGVQPLLRDLAMPVLRRLAESIGSTAHLTVADGDEALALAVVEPTWTDFHVSYRVGARHPVTQGAAGKAIGLLDGEGAAYAVTIGELQSGARGLASPVRGVDGLRASVGIVTLDESIDEDVVAPQVIAAAREVAERLS from the coding sequence ATGGCCTCGGAGACCTCGCAGACGCTCGACCGTGGGCTCCGGGTCCTGCAGGTGCTGGCCGGGAGTCCCGAGGGCCTGACGATCACCGAGCTGTCGGCCCGCCTCGAGGTCAACCGCACCGTCGTCTACCGGCTGATCAGCACCCTCGAGCAGCACGGGCTGGTGCGCCGCGACGCGCGCTCGCGCCTGTTCGTGGGCCTCGGGGTGCTGCACCTGGCGAGCGGCGTGCAGCCGCTCCTGCGCGACCTGGCGATGCCGGTGCTGCGACGGCTCGCGGAGTCGATCGGCTCGACGGCGCACCTGACCGTCGCCGACGGCGACGAGGCCCTGGCGCTGGCCGTCGTGGAGCCGACGTGGACCGACTTCCACGTGTCCTACCGGGTCGGCGCCCGGCACCCCGTCACGCAGGGCGCGGCCGGCAAGGCCATCGGGCTGCTCGACGGCGAGGGGGCGGCGTACGCCGTCACGATCGGCGAGCTCCAGTCGGGCGCCCGGGGGCTGGCCTCACCCGTGCGCGGCGTCGACGGGCTGCGCGCGAGCGTGGGCATCGTGACGCTCGACGAGTCGATCGACGAGGACGTCGTGGCGCCGCAGGTGATCGCGGCCGCGCGCGAGGTGGCCGAGCGGCTCAGCTGA
- a CDS encoding winged helix-turn-helix transcriptional regulator produces MTATTPGAPAALQWSTDNCTVGRTMEVLGERSTMVVLREVFNGVRRFDDMRRHSGIPRQVLTNRLALLVDAGILRRVPYREPGQRERHEYRPTEKGFDLYPVLVAVRAWGDRYLADPEGSPVEFEHVGCGAEVEVVLRCRDGHEVTGRRDVAARPGPGVRPFS; encoded by the coding sequence ATGACGGCGACGACCCCCGGCGCTCCCGCGGCCCTCCAGTGGTCCACCGACAACTGCACGGTCGGACGGACGATGGAGGTCCTCGGCGAGCGCTCGACCATGGTCGTGCTGCGCGAGGTCTTCAACGGCGTGCGCCGCTTCGACGACATGCGCCGCCACTCCGGCATCCCGCGCCAGGTGCTGACGAACCGGCTCGCGCTCCTCGTCGACGCCGGCATCCTGCGTCGCGTGCCCTACCGCGAGCCGGGCCAGCGCGAGCGCCACGAGTACCGCCCGACGGAGAAGGGCTTCGACCTCTACCCCGTCCTGGTGGCCGTGCGCGCCTGGGGCGACCGCTACCTCGCCGACCCGGAGGGCTCGCCGGTGGAGTTCGAGCACGTCGGCTGCGGCGCCGAGGTCGAGGTGGTCCTGCGCTGCCGCGACGGGCACGAGGTCACCGGTCGGCGCGACGTCGCCGCCCGACCCGGGCCGGGGGTCAGGCCCTTCAGCTGA
- a CDS encoding PaaI family thioesterase produces the protein MTQTQQPAPGFETESRTFTWATPGQGDLAALLELDGLGQLHAMRDGLMPPPPIMATLGFTDLRAERGRVVAEMPAAEFHYNPLGGVHGGVIATLLDTGTGCAVHSTLAVGELYTSVDLTVKFLRPVTVDSGLLTCEGTVIQRGRRTALAQAQLTDGAGRLVAHATSTCLIMRPGE, from the coding sequence ATGACGCAGACCCAGCAGCCGGCGCCCGGGTTCGAGACCGAGAGCCGCACCTTCACGTGGGCCACGCCGGGCCAGGGCGACCTCGCGGCACTGCTCGAGCTCGACGGGCTCGGCCAGCTGCACGCCATGCGCGACGGGCTGATGCCGCCGCCGCCGATCATGGCGACCCTCGGCTTCACCGACCTGCGGGCCGAGCGCGGGCGCGTCGTCGCGGAGATGCCGGCCGCCGAGTTCCACTACAACCCGCTCGGCGGCGTCCACGGTGGCGTGATCGCGACGCTCCTCGACACCGGGACGGGCTGCGCCGTGCACTCGACCCTGGCCGTCGGTGAGCTCTACACCTCGGTCGACCTGACGGTGAAGTTCCTGCGCCCGGTGACGGTGGACTCCGGCCTGCTCACGTGCGAGGGCACGGTCATCCAGCGCGGTCGTCGTACGGCGCTCGCCCAGGCGCAGCTCACCGACGGCGCGGGCAGGCTGGTCGCCCACGCCACGTCGACCTGCCTGATCATGCGTCCGGGCGAGTAG